One genomic segment of Thermococcus sp. includes these proteins:
- a CDS encoding glycosyltransferase family 2 protein produces MNPLLFGLIVIFLWDGYFFFNYIISLFHDHRIKEWSPRVSVIIPAYNEGKRVLNAIRSVITQDYPDFEVIVVDDGSEDSTFEVASSVRDPRLRVYRVAHGGKAKALNFGLSKASGEVIVTTDADSRLERDAVRELVRRFYSDEVLAVGGQVRVAGSSFLEMAQDAEHLRIAMFRRAKELDDLSVAPGPVSAFRREALERIGGFVEDIVEDYATTKALKAFGKVVYAPGARVWTEMPKSIGVLWRQRKRWFLGDLKNLGGGFTKDLAFLLLSDVMAFFDVIVPPLLLITGQFELFALWWFFETFTMLLPTLFEGGKLINALLFPVIVWFWAAFYLALHIYGYLSALLGRA; encoded by the coding sequence ATGAACCCGCTCCTCTTCGGCCTCATCGTCATCTTCCTCTGGGATGGCTACTTTTTCTTTAATTACATAATTAGCCTTTTCCATGATCACAGGATTAAAGAATGGAGTCCCAGAGTCTCCGTTATAATCCCCGCCTATAACGAGGGCAAAAGGGTTCTTAACGCCATCAGATCGGTCATCACCCAGGATTATCCGGACTTTGAGGTTATAGTTGTGGACGACGGGAGTGAAGACAGCACCTTTGAGGTCGCTTCATCGGTGAGGGATCCCCGCCTGAGGGTGTACCGGGTGGCGCACGGTGGAAAGGCTAAAGCTTTGAACTTCGGCCTCTCGAAGGCCTCCGGCGAGGTCATAGTGACGACCGACGCCGACAGCCGCCTTGAGCGCGACGCCGTTAGGGAGCTCGTGAGAAGATTTTATTCCGACGAGGTTCTCGCCGTCGGCGGGCAGGTTCGCGTTGCCGGAAGCTCCTTCCTGGAGATGGCGCAGGACGCGGAGCACCTCAGGATAGCGATGTTTCGCAGGGCCAAGGAGCTCGATGACCTGAGCGTCGCACCCGGGCCGGTTTCCGCCTTCAGGAGGGAAGCCCTTGAGAGGATCGGCGGCTTTGTTGAGGACATCGTCGAGGACTATGCCACTACAAAGGCGCTAAAAGCGTTTGGAAAAGTCGTTTATGCCCCAGGGGCAAGGGTCTGGACAGAGATGCCGAAGAGCATTGGTGTGCTCTGGCGCCAGAGGAAGCGCTGGTTCCTTGGAGACTTAAAGAACCTTGGGGGAGGCTTCACGAAGGATTTGGCCTTTCTGCTCCTTTCGGATGTCATGGCGTTTTTCGATGTGATCGTCCCGCCGCTTCTCCTTATCACAGGTCAGTTTGAACTCTTCGCCCTCTGGTGGTTCTTCGAGACCTTCACGATGCTTTTGCCGACCCTCTTTGAGGGGGGAAAACTCATCAATGCACTCCTGTTTCCGGTCATAGTCTGGTTCTGGGCGGCCTTTTATCTTGCTCTCCACATCTACGGCTATCTCTCGGCACTCCTCGGGAGGGCATAA